The DNA segment GCAATTGTATCAAATAATTGTGGAAATGTACCCTTTACAGTTCTACATGACTACTAGTAGCACTTTTTATTGCTACATATGACCCTTTTCAAATGACTGAGCAGCACATTTACTTGGTGGAAATATATAGTCATCAGTCTGATTTCAATCATTCAGCTAACATATAGCATCATGCACTTGCAAGGTTGGTTTCAAACTTTAGACACATGCTGATGTTTGCGGTTATTTAGGGGAAGTTCCTGATTGTTGTCAAATGATAAGAGTATCCTTTGGTGATGCACTTTGATAGCGAGCCTGAAAAGTTTGTTTGGAAAAAGGTAGACCATTACGTTcgtcatactccctccgttttttaaaaagttgacgccgttgactttttcttatatgtttgaccattcatcttattcaaaaaatttacgtaattataatttattttgttatgagatattttatcactcatagtactttaagtgtgatttatatcttatatatttgcataaaatttttgaataaaacgaatggttaaacatgtgaggaaaagtcaatggcgtcatctattaaaagaCGGAGTTAGTAGTTCGTTGTTTGCATAAGTGAAACGCTTCTGTGAACAGCCTGAACAGGTTTTCTTCCAGACGGAAAGCAGGTACTAGTAAAGAAAACACGTTTTGAACAGTGACACGGTCTTTAAAACATAGatcctataaaaatatttattggaaagtgatatatgtatatttattggaaagtatttttcaagacaaatcttttcatataatttttacattttcaaactcaacaatttacaatttgagagttatttatgatttatattcccaaggtttgacttaaacattatcctaaacgacttcctttacgagtatagAGGGAGTAGTCATTTTCTTTTAGAACAGGACGACTCTACGGTTCGGGCGCCTGATcgatttggagaaaaatcggacgctgatGTCAGCACGACGTCAGCGCATggtttacgtgcaaaactactttaaactgattttttttcttaaattacttatccaaatcatgatccaattgcaccattaaattcgttgcaattaaatcttcaaaacaagaccacacatggatatattccgactaaaagtttttttaagcttattattgaattatttttaaatgttgcacgatgtttcACCAGGTATATCGAAATTGTTTCGCTAAGtaaatcgaaaatgtttcacttgtttAAATCGGATGtttttcaccttatataaaaacaatgttttagcaaatagcgaaagaatgtttcagaccacacatagatatattccgactaaaagttttttaagcttattattgaattatttttaaatgttgcacgatgttccaacaggtatatcggaattgtttcactaagtagatcgaaaatgtttcactcgtttaaatcgggtgttgtttcaccttatataaaaacaatgtttcagcaaatagcgaaagaatgtttcagtacactgcaacatttgatccatacatagtgaaatattgtaagtacactagatgaaacatttttcggtggaacaaaaaaaataaaacaaatttccttaatagggggttttccaaaatatgtggttttttttgttgcaatggaatatttcagttcactgcaacattttgAGTActctaggtgaaacatttttggtgaaaaaaaataaatcaaattcccTTAACATAGGCTTTCCAAAATATGCAAAATATGTGATTGATTTGTTGTAGGTGGGGGGCAGAAACTGTGGTGGGGCCAACGACATGCACCGCGCACGGGGGacggggggagcgcccgatttttcctCCCCCGTCCGGGCGACCGGATTCTATCATTATCGTTTAGAACAAAGTGATCGCAAGGCTCACTTCGGGATAAACTATTCACCATTTTGAcatcttagagcaagtataatagtgagctataagcttactataagcttatgtggagtagagaggtaacaaaaaatcaaaggtgttggctctcatgcaagagctagcttatcacaagctccaagacaaaaataataaatgtataagtgagagatagagataggaaaagaaaaattgtagccaaccttgcagctaatctattatatgtgttggcTTTAAGACGGGCTAATAGTAGatagtgagctctactattatcTTGCTCTTAGAAACACGAGGCAAATTATCCAGCTGGAAGCACAGTTTAATGGCCAGCAATGAAAGCAGCCACTCGTTCCATGAGCTTGCTGGCCTCGTGGCTGCCGGGCTTGTCGACGAAGAAGTGGTGGCCCTCACCCTCCGACTCGAACCAGTCCACCTCGCGTCCCCACCCGCTGGCCTTGACTGCGTCGTAGTACGCCCGATCCCTTGTCCTCCTCGGATCCAACCCCGCCGCGCAGACCAGCATCCTCTCGCACGCCAGCTTTGTCAGGCtcggcgcgccggcggccatCGGGTTCATCCGCGGATCGTCCAGCCCGCCGTTCGCGCCGGGGAAGATGACCGCCCATCTCTTCTTGACGCCGCCCCAGAACTCCTCCGGCTCAACCTCCATCCTCGTCTCGCCGCAGAAGGAAGGGTGGAGCAAGATCGTGCCCTCTATGCGTGGCGCCGGTACGACGGCGTCCAGGCCGCGCACGCCCACGGCGATGGTCATGTTGTGGGCTATGTTcccgccggcgctggcgccggaCAAGAAGACTCGGCCGGTGTCACCGTGCGCGGACAACCAAGGGTCGGCGCCGGACACCGCCCAGCTGAGCGCCGCCCATGAGTCGTCGTAGGCTGCCGGGAGCAGGTGCTCGGGCGCGAGGCGGTAGTTgacggagacggcgacgacgcgggcgCTTGCGACGACAGAGTTGGTGTAGCGGTGGACAGGAGGCCAGCTCGCTGACCCGACGACGAAGTAGCCAGcatggaagaagaggaggatcgGGAGCTTCTTACCGTCGTCGTCGGTAGCTGGCTGGATGCACGGTGGTAGGTAGAGGCGCGCGGACACGCCGGTGACAGCGTCGATGACGACGTCCTTGGACGTGACGCCGGTCTCGTCGTCGTAGCCGGCAGGCACACTCTCCATGCCGCCGGCACGGTCGGCGTGGCCATCTTTGTATAGCCGGAAGCCACCGAGGTCGATGAGGATCTCGGCGCTGCTGGAATCCATCGCACTGCTCCTGGTAAAGCTTACTCCCAAATCGAAGCAATTAGAGCGCGGTTGTGTGGTGCAGACAAATACCACGACATGAGGCCGCGAGGGACCGTATATATGCAGCAATACGTACGTGTATCTTGCGATAATAAGAGGTTTTTACACTTCCCTATCGGAATAAATATGCCAGTCTGGCACACAGTGTATCCAAGTCGTCGTTCCATACTGCTCCAAAAACTCCCGCACTTTCAAAATAAGTCAACCTCGTATTAAAATGTGACACGTCTTAATACAACGTTCTATTAGATTCGTTATCACATCTTAGTACGAGATTAGTTAATTTTAGTACGAAAGTAGTAGTATTGTAAGTGGTCCGTACAAAGCACAACAAACCATCACATACGACTTAATCAGGGGTTTCcacttcaaataaaaaaaaggggatGCTACTTACCGGAATACTGTTCAAAAAAAGGACGATTCTGACATCGATAAGGCATTGCTCTGAGCAACTGTCACCCACCACCTGCGCGCATTGTAGCAAAACCAGCGCTAAAAAACGAGAACGACGACCAACGCTCGCCAAACGCCGGCTTCCCGATTCCTCGCTTCCtcccgccggcgcgcgcgccaTCCGTCGGCTTCTCCAGATCATGGCGAATCCTTCTAGGAAGCGCACGATTCCTCGCTTCCTTCCACCGGCGCGAGCATCCTGGTGAAACCTCCTCGTAATCGCGCGCCTCCGCGCTCAATTCCTCGCTTCCTTCCAGCGGCACCTCGCCGTCCGTCGGCTTCTCTGCTTCCCGATGAAACATCCTTTGAATCGTGTTTTGTAAGGATATGATCTTGCAATCAAAACAATTCAAGATTTGGTAGAAAAGCTTGCATCAATGAACTTGATGCCAATGGGAGGACAACATGCTGAGAAGGCGAAGTCTAAGGATCGAGGCGATAGGCAGGAAAAATCTGTGAATAAGAGTAACACCATCAAGACACTGAGTATCATGGCTGCTATCATGATGCCTGCGGGTTTCATAGATGATACTTTAGTAGAATCATGTGATACCTAAGAGGTATCATGATCCTTCTCGGTATCATGAAACCTTAAGGTTTTACGCATGATCCCTTACTAGGTATATATCATCTTGTGTGATACCTGGAGGTTTCATACATGATACCCCAAGTATCATTATGTGTGATACCTATGAAGTACCACCTGATACTCGTCAATATCAGAGTGATACCTACTTAGATATCAGGTGATCCCTACTTGGTATCAGGAGCTGGGCACAGATACGTCTGCGGCGGCGCTCGCTTCCTGCGCCGTCCACGTCGGAGATCGTCGCTGGCGGCCGCGTTCTCCGCCGTCCACACCCCATGCCGAAGCTCGTCGCTGGTGGCCACGTCCTTTGCCATCGATGGCCCACGCCGCGCTGGGACCTTGTCACCAACCTGTAATGCCCTTCGTTGTCCACGTCTCACACTACGCCACAGCTCATTGCCGGTGGCCACGTCCTCCACTGCCCATGCCCCACGTCGGAGCTTATCGCCGGCGGCTGCGTCCTCCGCCGTCTACACCCCCACGCCACGCCGAAGCtcatcgccggcgaccgcgtccTCCACCATCCACATCCCACACCACGCCACagctcgtcgccggtggccaCATCCTCCACTGTCCACGCCCGAgctcatcgccggcggccgtgTCCTCCACCATCCACGCCGGGAGCTCGTCTTCAGCCGCCACGTCCTGCGCCGTCCACGCCCCATGCCACTttggagctcgtcgccgaccGATCTGCAGCGCGTGCTCTTGTGGATAAGAGAGAGCAGGAGAGAGAATCGATGGATTAGTATTGGTTGGTCATTGGCCTATCCCGTTCATGACGGTTGGGATGGGGATCCCATCTAATtgcatttctaaaaaaaaccgACTTAATCAGGAGTCGATCGAGGACGGCATTTTCTGTTCTTTTGTGAAAGCTTAATTTATCACCTGCCCTGATTAAGCGATCGATTAGCGATCGTAGTTCCTTATATATGCCGCTTAATTCTCAATTTCATTCGTtcgaaaaataataattctcaATCTTCTACAGGACCAAACTGAGACGGCCCTTTACCTTGCTTCTTGAAGATGAATCAGACAAGCGAGGGCTTGTGGTTGCGAAGGATTATGTGTCGTCTGCATCAAGATTAATCGTGTGCCGGTGCCTTACCCATACAACCCATATATTCTGATTTTTACAACACTGAAATTCTATAtggctatattttaaaaaatatatagagaaCAAAAGATGCCCCAGTAAGACTAAACATAAAGTATCTTGGTCCTGCGTCTTGTCTAAACTAgttttgcttttttattttcattgttttttctttggttCAATACTTCATCAAGTGAACCATTAGCACATTTCCCTGGTGGAGTAGCATCCATGTTCTGCATTGATAAGGTGGCGAGAAGAATTTGCACGCTGTTTTGCAACAAAGTGAACTGTTACTCCCATTACAGTTTGTTATCTGCACTAGTGAAACTTTGACGTGGACATGCTATCGCCTGCTGAGTGTGTcttattgaccttgctctaaggTCAGTGAGAGGCGAAATAAAGTCGAGAGATCTTTCTCTCCGAAGCGATACGCCAGTGCTTTCATACTACCAGTAGAAAATAATCCAAACAGTTCGTTATTAAAGGTAAATCagtaatttactaatacaaTGATTAGAGGtaaatttttcatttatgtTTATCCTTGGCTAGATCAATACGTAGTCATCCATTGTGCTGGCATCATTCATATTTCATCGAAAAAGCCAAAAGTAAAGAAGAAGACAAAGTTTAGCCACTGCTAAATATCGATTATACCCCccgcactttttttttttgacaataatGTCCCTCCACGTTTCTACTACCGCTAACTAACTAGGGTGGTAGCATAAATAGATCTGAACCCTTTGATCAAATAAGATTAACGGTTTTGATTGCTttatactaccagtagaaaGCACCGTAGTGGGGCTCTTCTCTCTGCTGTTGGAAGGAAGTGTCGGAGATGCCCCATGAGAAAAGCAGCAGCGAGGTCTTCTTGGCGGGATCCAACACCTGGCGATACCTGGGATCTGttttcggattttttttatttttaattttttttattaaaagttttacaaaaataattttccattttttttttaaaaatcgccatcccagagggcggcgaaagtgacgtggcagacggccgtTCGCTCTCGGGCGACGGCCGTCAATGAAATTTGCAGGCGGcgcccttgccgccctccgctagggcgattttgtactgtgcggggggccgcctacaaatgggcggcgaggggggcatggaattttgcaggcggcccccttgccgccctgggggagggcgatttttgcCTCCCCCCTATAAAGCCCAGTCCCCCCTCTCTGAAATTTCATTATATTcactaaaaatccaaaaaaaaaaacgaaagagagagaggggagggcagCAGAAGGGGAGCGGCGAAGCCCTGCTGGTTCGCTCACTTCATCACAGGTTTGCTCCCATACATCTTTTGCATTTGTACTAATATGTTATGTTTGAGTATATATGTTGCGTTTTAGTTTTAGTTCCATATATTTTAGCAGATCTGTAGCACACAGCACATATGTGTAGATCCAGAGCATGGAATATAATAGTATGAATTGAGACATAGACAGTAGTGTTAATTGTAAGATGTAGTTTAGTTTGATCTGGAGAATGTAACCTACTTTTAGAATTTTGGAGAACAATATTGTAGAGAATGTAACTTAGGGCGTAGTACAGAAATGCGAGGTTAACGTAGTTATTGTTTTCATCAGGCACAATGTTAAATAAGGTCACATTTCAGATAGTTC comes from the Oryza glaberrima chromosome 9, OglaRS2, whole genome shotgun sequence genome and includes:
- the LOC127784768 gene encoding 2-hydroxyisoflavanone dehydratase-like, with the protein product MDSSSAEILIDLGGFRLYKDGHADRAGGMESVPAGYDDETGVTSKDVVIDAVTGVSARLYLPPCIQPATDDDGKKLPILLFFHAGYFVVGSASWPPVHRYTNSVVASARVVAVSVNYRLAPEHLLPAAYDDSWAALSWAVSGADPWLSAHGDTGRVFLSGASAGGNIAHNMTIAVGVRGLDAVVPAPRIEGTILLHPSFCGETRMEVEPEEFWGGVKKRWAVIFPGANGGLDDPRMNPMAAGAPSLTKLACERMLVCAAGLDPRRTRDRAYYDAVKASGWGREVDWFESEGEGHHFFVDKPGSHEASKLMERVAAFIAGH